Proteins encoded together in one Leptospira bourretii window:
- a CDS encoding toxin-antitoxin system, antitoxin component has translation MRDEYDFSKGKRGLFSRDLKDLHFPVYLDPKLEEYYQKIATKKNIDLNTIVNTILEKEMELHDTLS, from the coding sequence ATGAGAGATGAATACGATTTTTCCAAAGGTAAAAGAGGACTCTTTTCTAGAGACTTGAAAGACCTACATTTTCCAGTTTACCTAGATCCAAAACTTGAAGAATATTATCAAAAAATAGCGACTAAAAAAAACATAGATCTAAATACTATTGTAAATACCATTTTAGAGAAAGAAATGGAACTTCATGATACTCTTTCTTAA
- a CDS encoding BrnT family toxin, whose translation MRFEWDQEKEKVNISKHQLTFSKASLVFADPKAIYLPDPDHSVGETREIVLGKIENITIAVVIFVDRSNKSEEIIRIISARKATINEEAQYYSEEIN comes from the coding sequence ATGCGTTTTGAATGGGATCAAGAAAAAGAAAAAGTCAATATATCAAAACACCAACTCACCTTCTCAAAGGCTTCTTTAGTATTTGCTGACCCAAAAGCCATTTATTTGCCAGATCCAGACCACTCGGTTGGAGAAACTAGAGAAATTGTCCTTGGAAAAATTGAAAATATTACTATTGCAGTCGTAATTTTTGTTGATAGATCAAATAAGAGTGAAGAAATAATAAGAATAATCTCCGCTCGAAAAGCTACTATAAATGAAGAAGCTCAATACTATTCAGAAGAGATAAATTAA
- a CDS encoding type II toxin-antitoxin system HicA family toxin: protein MTGKELIRILKKDGWELDRISGSHHILKKKDKTLSVPVHSNRDIPTGTMNAILKQAGLK from the coding sequence GTGACGGGAAAAGAATTAATAAGAATTCTAAAAAAAGATGGGTGGGAATTAGATAGAATTAGTGGATCACATCATATTCTTAAGAAAAAAGATAAAACTCTCTCAGTTCCAGTTCATAGTAATCGAGACATTCCAACTGGAACTATGAATGCAATACTTAAACAGGCAGGACTCAAATGA
- a CDS encoding toxin-antitoxin system HicB family antitoxin translates to MNKKNVLTIRIPEDLKERIEKTAATQGVSLNQFALYAFTRGISDIDTANLLKKRIQGKTKESIEDGFKKVMGKVGKKDKLPNWDKL, encoded by the coding sequence ATGAATAAGAAAAATGTTTTAACTATTCGCATTCCTGAAGACTTGAAAGAGAGAATTGAAAAAACTGCTGCTACGCAAGGTGTTTCTCTTAATCAATTTGCTTTATATGCTTTTACAAGAGGCATAAGTGATATTGATACTGCAAACCTTCTCAAAAAACGAATTCAAGGAAAAACTAAAGAATCAATTGAAGATGGATTCAAGAAAGTTATGGGGAAAGTTGGAAAGAAAGATAAACTTCCTAACTGGGATAAACTCTAA
- a CDS encoding BrnT family toxin, whose product MKLPDFTLIEGFDWDKGNINKNWLKHQVKAGEIEEVFFNEPLLIAHDENHSEIEMRFAALGISNDSRRLFAVFTIRNNKIRIISVRDMSKKERKIYENYQKENS is encoded by the coding sequence ATGAAATTGCCCGATTTCACCTTGATTGAAGGTTTCGACTGGGATAAAGGAAATATTAACAAAAATTGGCTTAAGCACCAGGTAAAAGCCGGAGAAATTGAAGAAGTATTTTTTAATGAACCCTTACTTATCGCACACGATGAAAATCATTCAGAAATAGAAATGAGATTTGCTGCCTTAGGTATTTCAAATGATTCAAGAAGGCTTTTCGCAGTATTCACAATTCGAAATAATAAAATTAGAATTATTTCTGTTAGAGATATGAGTAAAAAGGAAAGAAAAATTTATGAAAACTATCAAAAAGAAAATTCCTAA
- a CDS encoding BrnA antitoxin family protein has protein sequence MKTIKKKIPKFKSTDEEIEFWDKNDATDFFNFQNIEKISFPNLKHSTKMISLRLPEALLERLKTLANKNDVPYQSLIKILLSEKVNEEFKKVS, from the coding sequence ATGAAAACTATCAAAAAGAAAATTCCTAAATTCAAATCCACTGATGAAGAAATTGAATTCTGGGATAAGAATGATGCTACTGATTTTTTCAATTTTCAAAATATAGAGAAAATTTCATTCCCGAATCTCAAACATTCTACCAAAATGATATCTCTTAGATTGCCTGAAGCCCTTCTCGAAAGACTTAAAACTTTAGCAAATAAAAATGATGTACCATATCAATCACTCATCAAGATTTTACTTTCAGAAAAAGTGAACGAAGAATTTAAGAAAGTCAGTTAA
- a CDS encoding type II toxin-antitoxin system HicB family antitoxin, with protein sequence MKISYPAIIKYSSKDKVFNVEFPDLPGCITFGDNENEAILNAQEALNGYLESIDSRKLNIPEPSKLKGKNIKFITPEKNISFAIWLKKSREKQGLSQKQIAQKLNIAYQTYQKFEDPHKSNPTLKTIIRLEEVFHENLISV encoded by the coding sequence ATGAAAATTTCTTATCCAGCAATTATTAAATACAGTTCAAAAGATAAAGTTTTTAATGTTGAATTTCCTGATTTACCAGGATGCATAACTTTTGGCGACAATGAAAACGAAGCTATTTTAAATGCTCAAGAAGCTTTAAATGGCTACTTAGAATCAATCGATTCTAGAAAATTAAACATTCCTGAACCTTCAAAGTTAAAAGGAAAAAACATTAAATTCATTACTCCTGAAAAAAATATCTCTTTTGCTATCTGGCTTAAGAAAAGTAGAGAAAAACAAGGTTTGAGTCAAAAGCAAATTGCTCAAAAACTTAACATTGCTTATCAAACTTATCAAAAGTTTGAGGATCCACATAAATCCAACCCTACTCTAAAAACTATTATAAGATTAGAAGAAGTTTTTCACGAAAATCTCATTAGTGTATAA
- a CDS encoding putative toxin-antitoxin system toxin component, PIN family, giving the protein MRVTIDTNVIYQALRDNRGASHFILNLVENRRIELALSTPVFTEYSDVLLREKSLSDLALSKKDINLVLDFIAFVATPFSINYLLRPNLSDENDNLFVELAFASNSRYLITSNIKDFNLKNELKFDSFKVITPTDFAKFWRLNYE; this is encoded by the coding sequence GTGCGAGTTACCATAGATACAAATGTCATTTATCAGGCTCTCAGAGACAATAGAGGTGCTTCGCATTTTATACTCAACTTAGTTGAAAACAGAAGAATTGAGTTGGCCTTATCCACACCTGTTTTTACCGAATATTCGGATGTTTTATTAAGAGAAAAGTCACTTTCTGACCTAGCTTTGTCAAAGAAGGACATCAACTTGGTTTTGGACTTCATAGCTTTTGTGGCTACGCCTTTTTCTATTAACTATCTACTTAGACCTAATCTTAGTGACGAAAACGATAATCTCTTTGTCGAACTTGCTTTTGCTAGTAACAGTAGATACTTGATTACTTCAAATATTAAGGATTTTAATCTTAAAAATGAACTCAAATTTGATTCTTTTAAAGTTATAACGCCTACAGATTTTGCTAAATTTTGGAGATTAAATTATGAATAA